The Setaria italica strain Yugu1 chromosome IX, Setaria_italica_v2.0, whole genome shotgun sequence genome has a window encoding:
- the LOC101755828 gene encoding uncharacterized protein LOC101755828 isoform X1, with protein MPLLSAQLLLPLPDAHHHRALLPPPACAAPLPSSSSCSRPSSLLRSRRSSNSSARTALRVVSPETSNAVATDAATAGAQPGRRTFASSHVSLFFALSTGLADNSKWAEFAARVSGEWDGFGAEFTAAGDPVELPENVVPEAYREWGVQVFDWQTQCPTLADPAAPCALHYRLVRLLPTVGCEADAATVHTSHQRHASSAFAFAYAGDGSYVAAWPKGPAPVLEVEHCVARPGAAEVRVRVVQTVALGKEARLRGIKVFSEQWYGPFRNGEQLGGCAVRETAFAAGEKLDVSEVLGQWETTDAAAARFSGELDPETGKFAELSPDEPSKLLRDADGIVALPKQLWSAFKELGDGEFLCEVGWALGGGAAVTSRCVLSKDGDVKEMAAAYESRVSEGT; from the exons ATGCCGCTTCTCTCCGCTCAActcctgctgcccctccccgacgcccaccaccaccgcgctctcctcccgccgcccgcgTGCGCGGCGCccttgccgtcgtcgtcgtcgtgctcgcGGCCATCGTCCCTGCTTCGATCACGGCGGTCCTCCAACTCCTCGGCGAGAACGGCACTGCGAGTCGTCTCTCCTGAGACCTCCAACGCCGTCGCCACGGACGCCGCGACCGCAGGCGCACAGCCAGGTCGTCGGACGTTCGCCTCATCTCATGTTTCGTTGTTCTTTGCTCTTTCCA CAGGTTTGGCAGATAACAGCAAGTGGGCAGAGTTCGCGGCGCGCGTGTCCGGCGAGTGGGACGGCTTCGGCGCGGAGttcacggcggccggcgacccCGTGGAGCTGCCGGAGAACGTGGTCCCGGAGGCGTACCGCGAGTGGGGCGTGCAGGTGTTCGACTGGCAGACGCAGTGCCCCACGCTCGCGGACCCCGCCGCGCCGTGCGCGCTCCACTACCGCCTCGTCCGCCTGCTCCCCACCGTGGGCTGCGAGGCTGACGCCGCCACCGTGCACACCTCCCACCAGCGGCACGCCTCCTCCGCCTTCGCGTTCGCGTACGCCGGCGACGGGTCCTACGTCGCCGCGTGGCCCAAGGGCCCCGCGCCCGTGCTCGAGGTGGAGCACTGCGTCGcgcgccccggcgccgccgaggtgaGGGTCCGGGTGGTGCAGACCGTGGCGCTGGGCAAGGAGGCCCGGCTGCGCGGCATCAAGGTGTTCTCCGAGCAGTGGTACGGCCCGTTCCGCAACGGCGAGCAGCTCGGCGGCTGCGCCGTCCGGGAGACCGcgttcgccgccggcgagaaGCTCGACGTCTCCGAGGTGCTTGGGCAGTGGGAGACCAcggacgccgcggccgcgaggTTCTCCGGCGAGCTGGACCCCGAGACC GGCAAGTTCGCGGAGCTGTCGCCCGACGAACCAAGCAAGCTGCTGAGGGACGCGGACGGCATCGTGGCGCTGCCGAAGCAGCTGTGGAGCGCGTTCAAGgagctcggcgacggcgagttCCTGTGCGAGGTCGGGTgggcgctgggcggcggcgccgcggtgaCGTCGCGGTGCGTTCTGTCCAAGGACGGAGACGTCAAG GAGATGGCTGCTGCATACGAGTCCCGGGTGTCGGAGGGCACCTGA
- the LOC101755828 gene encoding uncharacterized protein LOC101755828 isoform X3 yields the protein MPLLSAQLLLPLPDAHHHRALLPPPACAAPLPSSSSCSRPSSLLRSRRSSNSSARTALRVVSPETSNAVATDAATAGAQPGLADNSKWAEFAARVSGEWDGFGAEFTAAGDPVELPENVVPEAYREWGVQVFDWQTQCPTLADPAAPCALHYRLVRLLPTVGCEADAATVHTSHQRHASSAFAFAYAGDGSYVAAWPKGPAPVLEVEHCVARPGAAEVRVRVVQTVALGKEARLRGIKVFSEQWYGPFRNGEQLGGCAVRETAFAAGEKLDVSEVLGQWETTDAAAARFSGELDPETGKFAELSPDEPSKLLRDADGIVALPKQLWSAFKELGDGEFLCEVGWALGGGAAVTSRCVLSKDGDVKEMAAAYESRVSEGT from the exons ATGCCGCTTCTCTCCGCTCAActcctgctgcccctccccgacgcccaccaccaccgcgctctcctcccgccgcccgcgTGCGCGGCGCccttgccgtcgtcgtcgtcgtgctcgcGGCCATCGTCCCTGCTTCGATCACGGCGGTCCTCCAACTCCTCGGCGAGAACGGCACTGCGAGTCGTCTCTCCTGAGACCTCCAACGCCGTCGCCACGGACGCCGCGACCGCAGGCGCACAGCCAG GTTTGGCAGATAACAGCAAGTGGGCAGAGTTCGCGGCGCGCGTGTCCGGCGAGTGGGACGGCTTCGGCGCGGAGttcacggcggccggcgacccCGTGGAGCTGCCGGAGAACGTGGTCCCGGAGGCGTACCGCGAGTGGGGCGTGCAGGTGTTCGACTGGCAGACGCAGTGCCCCACGCTCGCGGACCCCGCCGCGCCGTGCGCGCTCCACTACCGCCTCGTCCGCCTGCTCCCCACCGTGGGCTGCGAGGCTGACGCCGCCACCGTGCACACCTCCCACCAGCGGCACGCCTCCTCCGCCTTCGCGTTCGCGTACGCCGGCGACGGGTCCTACGTCGCCGCGTGGCCCAAGGGCCCCGCGCCCGTGCTCGAGGTGGAGCACTGCGTCGcgcgccccggcgccgccgaggtgaGGGTCCGGGTGGTGCAGACCGTGGCGCTGGGCAAGGAGGCCCGGCTGCGCGGCATCAAGGTGTTCTCCGAGCAGTGGTACGGCCCGTTCCGCAACGGCGAGCAGCTCGGCGGCTGCGCCGTCCGGGAGACCGcgttcgccgccggcgagaaGCTCGACGTCTCCGAGGTGCTTGGGCAGTGGGAGACCAcggacgccgcggccgcgaggTTCTCCGGCGAGCTGGACCCCGAGACC GGCAAGTTCGCGGAGCTGTCGCCCGACGAACCAAGCAAGCTGCTGAGGGACGCGGACGGCATCGTGGCGCTGCCGAAGCAGCTGTGGAGCGCGTTCAAGgagctcggcgacggcgagttCCTGTGCGAGGTCGGGTgggcgctgggcggcggcgccgcggtgaCGTCGCGGTGCGTTCTGTCCAAGGACGGAGACGTCAAG GAGATGGCTGCTGCATACGAGTCCCGGGTGTCGGAGGGCACCTGA
- the LOC101755828 gene encoding uncharacterized protein LOC101755828 isoform X2, whose amino-acid sequence MPLLSAQLLLPLPDAHHHRALLPPPACAAPLPSSSSCSRPSSLLRSRRSSNSSARTALRVVSPETSNAVATDAATAGAQPAGLADNSKWAEFAARVSGEWDGFGAEFTAAGDPVELPENVVPEAYREWGVQVFDWQTQCPTLADPAAPCALHYRLVRLLPTVGCEADAATVHTSHQRHASSAFAFAYAGDGSYVAAWPKGPAPVLEVEHCVARPGAAEVRVRVVQTVALGKEARLRGIKVFSEQWYGPFRNGEQLGGCAVRETAFAAGEKLDVSEVLGQWETTDAAAARFSGELDPETGKFAELSPDEPSKLLRDADGIVALPKQLWSAFKELGDGEFLCEVGWALGGGAAVTSRCVLSKDGDVKEMAAAYESRVSEGT is encoded by the exons ATGCCGCTTCTCTCCGCTCAActcctgctgcccctccccgacgcccaccaccaccgcgctctcctcccgccgcccgcgTGCGCGGCGCccttgccgtcgtcgtcgtcgtgctcgcGGCCATCGTCCCTGCTTCGATCACGGCGGTCCTCCAACTCCTCGGCGAGAACGGCACTGCGAGTCGTCTCTCCTGAGACCTCCAACGCCGTCGCCACGGACGCCGCGACCGCAGGCGCACAGCCAG CAGGTTTGGCAGATAACAGCAAGTGGGCAGAGTTCGCGGCGCGCGTGTCCGGCGAGTGGGACGGCTTCGGCGCGGAGttcacggcggccggcgacccCGTGGAGCTGCCGGAGAACGTGGTCCCGGAGGCGTACCGCGAGTGGGGCGTGCAGGTGTTCGACTGGCAGACGCAGTGCCCCACGCTCGCGGACCCCGCCGCGCCGTGCGCGCTCCACTACCGCCTCGTCCGCCTGCTCCCCACCGTGGGCTGCGAGGCTGACGCCGCCACCGTGCACACCTCCCACCAGCGGCACGCCTCCTCCGCCTTCGCGTTCGCGTACGCCGGCGACGGGTCCTACGTCGCCGCGTGGCCCAAGGGCCCCGCGCCCGTGCTCGAGGTGGAGCACTGCGTCGcgcgccccggcgccgccgaggtgaGGGTCCGGGTGGTGCAGACCGTGGCGCTGGGCAAGGAGGCCCGGCTGCGCGGCATCAAGGTGTTCTCCGAGCAGTGGTACGGCCCGTTCCGCAACGGCGAGCAGCTCGGCGGCTGCGCCGTCCGGGAGACCGcgttcgccgccggcgagaaGCTCGACGTCTCCGAGGTGCTTGGGCAGTGGGAGACCAcggacgccgcggccgcgaggTTCTCCGGCGAGCTGGACCCCGAGACC GGCAAGTTCGCGGAGCTGTCGCCCGACGAACCAAGCAAGCTGCTGAGGGACGCGGACGGCATCGTGGCGCTGCCGAAGCAGCTGTGGAGCGCGTTCAAGgagctcggcgacggcgagttCCTGTGCGAGGTCGGGTgggcgctgggcggcggcgccgcggtgaCGTCGCGGTGCGTTCTGTCCAAGGACGGAGACGTCAAG GAGATGGCTGCTGCATACGAGTCCCGGGTGTCGGAGGGCACCTGA
- the LOC101756493 gene encoding calcium-dependent protein kinase 7, which produces MGNQCPNGTLGSDYYNRPASRFADGYLEEDSYSDLKKFEKPWPEVNSFKPTAAGILKRGLDPTSITVLERKTADLREHYIIGRKLGQGQFGTTYLCTEISTGCEYACKTIPKRKLITKEDVEDVRREIQIMHHLSGHKNVVAIKDVYEDGQAVHIVMELCAGGELFDRIQEKGHYSEQKAAELIRIIVSIVAMCHSLGVMHRDLKPENFLLLDKEDDLSIKAIDFGLSVFFKPCQVFTELVGSPYYVAPEVLHKRYGPEADVWSAGVILYVLLSGVPPFWAETQQGIFDAVLKGHIDFDSDPWPKISESAKNLIRKMLCPCPSERLKAHEVLRHPWICENGVATDQALDPSVLSRLKQFSAMNKLKKLALRVIAERLSEEEIAGLRQMFKAVDVKNRGVITLGELREGLRRYGTELEDREISDIVEAADKDNNVTINYEEFIAATVPLNKIEREEHLMAAFTYFDKDGSGYITVDKLQRACGEHNMEDSFLEEIILEVDQNNDGQIDYAEFVAMMQGNKVGLGWQPM; this is translated from the exons ATGGGGAATCAATGCCCAAACGGGACTCTTGGGAGTGACTACTACAATCGTCCCGCTTCTAGGTTCGCTGATGGATACCTCGAGGAAGATAGCTACTCCGACTTGAAGAAGTTTGAGAAGCCATGGCCTGAGGTGAACTCATTTAAGCCCACTGCTGCTGGTATTCTTAAGCGGGGATTGGATCCGACGTCTATCACCGTCCTTGAAAGGAAGACAGCCGACCTAAGGGAACATTATATAATTGGTCGGAAGCTTGGTCAAGGGCAGTTTGGCACAACATACCTCTGCACCGAGATCAGTACAGGGTGTGAGTATGCATGCAAGACCATCCCAAAGCGCAAGCTCATCACCAAGGAGGATGTTGAGGATGTGCGCCGTGAGATCCAGATAATGCACCATTTGTCTGGCCACAAGAATGTTGTTGCAATCAAAGATGTTTATGAGGACGGGCAGGCGGTGCACATTGTGATGGAGCTCTGTGCTGGTGGGGAGCTTTTTGACCGAATTCAGGAGAAGGGGCATTACAGCGAGCAGAAGGCTGCAGAGCTTATAAGAATCATTGTTAGCATAGTGGCTATGTGCCATTCACTAGGGGTGATGCACCGTGATCTAAAGCCAGAAAACTTCCTCCTTTTGGACAAAGAAGATGACCTGTCAATAAAAGCAATTGATTTTGGTCTATCTGTGTTCTTCAAACCAT GTCAGGTTTTCACTGAGTTGGTTGGAAGTCCATATTATGTTGCTCCTGAAGTACTGCACAAACGTTATGGACCAGAAGCTGATGTGTGGTCAGCTGGAGTGATACTCTATGTATTGCTTAGTGGGGTGCCACCTTTTTGGGCAG AGACACAACAAGGAATATTTGATGCTGTCCTTAAGGGGCACATTGATTTTGACTCGGACCCATGGCCTAAGATATCTGAAAGTGCAAAGAATCTTATAAGAAAGATGCTCTGCCCTTGCCCTTCGGAGCGTCTGAAAGCCCATGAAGTACTAC GCCATCCTTGGATTTGTGAAAATGGAGTGGCCACTGATCAAGCTCTTGACCCCAGTGTTCTCTCTCGGCTGAAACAATTCTCTGCAATGAACAAGTTAAAGAAGTTGGCTCTGAGG GTGATTGCTGAACGGCTTTCCGAGGAGGAGATTGCTGGGTTAAGACAAATGTTCAAAGCAGTGGATGTTAAAAATAGAGGTGTAATTACTCTTGGTGAGCTTAGAGAAGGGTTAAGAAGATACGGTACTGAATTGGAGGATAGAGAAATTAGTGATATAGTGGAAGCG GCTGATAAAGACAATAATGTGACCATCAATTATGAAGAATTTATTGCTGCAACTGTGCCTCTTAACAAAATAGAGCGTGAAGAGCACTTGATGGCAGCTTTTACTTACTTCGACAAAGATGGAAGTGGTTATATCACAGTTGACAAGCTTCAACGAGCTTGTGGAGAACATAACATGGAGGACTCTTTCCTGGAAGAGATAATTTTAGAAGTTGACCAAAACAAT GACGGTCAAATTGACTACGCCGAATTCGTAGCCATGATGCAAGGCAACAAAGTTGGACTTGGGTGGCAACCAATGTAA